In Rattus norvegicus strain BN/NHsdMcwi chromosome 1, GRCr8, whole genome shotgun sequence, a genomic segment contains:
- the Or5b113 gene encoding similar to olfactory receptor 1467 yields the protein MENRTEVTEFLLLGLTDDPHLQIPLFITFLFIYTITLVGNLGMILLILMDSRLHTPMYFFLGNLSLVDFCYSSAVTPKVISGFLVGDKVISYNDCAAQMFFFAAFITVENYLLASMAYDRYAAVCKPLHYTTTMTTSMCTWLIIGSYVTGFLNASIHIGDTFQLYFCESNVVHHFFCDIPAVMVLSCSDRHASELVLVYIVSFHIFFAFIVIWISYMFIFVTILKMPSAEGHHKAISTCASHFTAVSIFYGTSIFMYVQPSSSHSMDTDKIASVFYTMVIPMLNPLVYSLRNKEVKSAFKKIILEPT from the coding sequence ATGGAGAATAGGACAGAAGTGACAGAGTTCCTCCTTCTGGGACTCACTGATGACCCACACCTACAGATCCCACTCTTCattacatttcttttcatttacacAATCACTCTGGTGGGAAACCTGGGGATGATCCTGTTGATTCTCATGGACTCACGGCTCCACACGCCCATGTACTTTTTTCTAGGTAACTTATCTCTGGTAGACTTTTGTTACTCTTCAGCAGTCACTCCAAAAGTCATATCTGGTTTTCTTGTAGGAGACAAGGTCATTTCCTACAATGACTGTGCTGCTCAGATGTTCTTTTTTGCAGCATTTATTACTGTGGAGAATTATCTGTTGGCTTCAatggcctatgatcgctatgCAGCAGTGTGTAAACCACTACATTATACCACCACCATGACTACAAGTATGTGTACATGGCTGATCATTGGCTCTTATGTCACTGGTTTCCTGAATGCCTCCATCCACATTGGAGATACGTTCCAGCTCTATTTCTGTGAGTCTAATGTTGTTCATCACTTTTTCTGTGATATTCCAGCAGTCATGGTTCTCTCTTGTTCTGACAGACATGCCAGTGAGTTGGTTCTTGTCTACATAGTAAGCTTCCACATATTTTTTGCCTTTATAGTTATTTGGATATCTTACATGTTCATTTTTGTCACCATCCTAAAGATGCCATCAGCTGAAGGCCACCACAAGGCTATATCCACCTGTGCCTCCCACTTCACTGCCGTCTCCATTTTCTATGGAACtagtatttttatgtatgtacagCCGAGCTCCAGTCACTCCATGGACACAGATAAAATTGCCTCAGTGTTCTATACCATGGTCATCCCCATGCTGAACCCTCTGGTCTATAGCCTGAGGAATAAAGAGGTTAAGAGTGCATTCAAAAAGATCATTTTAGAGCCAACATGA